Proteins found in one Tamandua tetradactyla isolate mTamTet1 chromosome 1, mTamTet1.pri, whole genome shotgun sequence genomic segment:
- the NACAD gene encoding NAC-alpha domain-containing protein 1 isoform X3 — MPGEAARAELLLPEAGGPGPRTVPPGSGPRTLASPPGLPATAQQEDLDCLEEDSLPAQGSGQHSDSLAESSAPELEEQDLSAPRTEPCPPQAPTAGSNEEAIAKAKQSRSEKKARKAMSKLGLRQIQGVTRITIQKSKNILFVITKPDVFKSPASDTYVVFGEAKIEDLSQQVHKAAAEKFKVPAEPLALAPESAPGPQVKQECKEEEEEEEEVDESGLELRDIELVMAQANVSRAKAVRALRDNHSDIVNAIMELTM, encoded by the exons ATGCCCGGGGAGGCTGCCCGCGCTGAGCTTCTGCTGCCGGAGGCGGGCGGCCCCGGCCCCCGCACAG TGCCTCCTGGTTCTGGGCCCCGAACCCTGGCCAGCCCTCCCGGGCTCCCAGCCACTGCACAGCAGGAGGACCTGGACTGCCTGGAGGAAG ACTCGCTGCCTGCCCAGGGCTCCGGCCAACATTCGGACAGCCTTGCAGAATCTTCGGCTCCCGAGCTGGAGGAGCAGGACCTGTCAGCACCTCGGACAGAGCCCTGCCCACCCCAG GCCCCAACAGCAGGCAGCAATGAAGAGGCCATCGCCAAAGCCAAGCAGAGTCGCAGTGAGAAGAAGGCCCGAAAG GCTATGTCTAAGCTGGGCTTGCGGCAGATCCAGGGGGTCACCAGAATCACCATTCAGAAGTCCAAGAACATCCTCTTTGTCATCACTAAGCCTGACGTCTTCAAGAGCCCAGCTTCTGACACCTACGTCGTCTTCGGGGAAGCCAAG ATCGAGGACCTGTCCCAGCAAGTGCACAAAGCAGCCGCTGAGAAGTTCAAGGTGCCTGCGGAGCCCTTGGCCCTGGCCCCCGAGTCGGCACCTGGGCCGCAGGTGAAGCAGGAGtgcaaggaggaggaggaggaggaagaggag GTGGACGAATCGGGGCTGGAGCTGCGAGACATTGAGCTGGTGATGGCTCAAGCCAACGTGTCGAGGGCCAAGGCCGTGCGGGCCCTGAGGGACAACCACAGTGACATTGTCAATGCCATCATG GAGCTGACGATGTAG
- the NACAD gene encoding NAC-alpha domain-containing protein 1 isoform X1, protein MANALEMHLEAAHGPWPTHISFSVSSDLSCDAAAATTPSGDQLEHCALSPGPSPLTLTFLPSKPGARPQPEGASWDAGPGHAPSPWAVPAEGSPGPALPEALPLEAPLPATLEPRIVMGEETCRVPPSPGAAPPELRDWEDGHTDLDPPPDLCSQGDPPVPCPRPDPDSYFTPPSTPPKATTYALFPGHSPPREALDTEAELLRDSPPTSPSGSYVTADNSWASSPSCSLNMLAAAEGLDLALGWSLSSPEGGAEEREPCSATPTSPASSASSLSADSSLSWGQEEHFFDLDFLANDPMIPAALLPFQGSLIFQVDAMEVTLLPQEEEEAVTHSPGADLAGESEDDSTSTSFLQSLSDMSIVEGMDEAFAFRDDTSGASSDSDSASYAGAEDERLYSGEPHAQPGALTHGGVGKVEESHGEGAEGLQTRKMALSLGQGVAALVPAPRVSEGQVHLTTNQESAVKMTTAEVIEEGFLWGQESAGMLTPHTLQEEAGLDGSPEPVATAAPQAWKEDTGSIRGLASVAGATPQSQQETASSTLGQEMMVTETTQTLQEEVSPKLYPDSPEISMTLWNLKEEDDPGLLSGQESIATATPVPQPREVDHILPQEFVSSAVPLTPQKEADFILYQESVSMAMPLLLQDVSLPLGQEAVAMVTPPALQESSCTGGTEPVTSAVALAQQEASVTLGLVPAAESVAMVSPPPEKGPADLTLDLERLNLDQVQQDEVGLILDLEPGAEAVTAWATWADAGLPSGMEASNCPEPGSGWIEEQVAEDLSVPTCLQTNDGTGPHLPLEEISEPPEPGSGLEEETVAEDLSEPTCLQTDDGTWLHLHLEETPESQEPGWGEEEGVAESLSVSTSLQGDDGSKPHLLLEEALDPPIPESGWREKGVAKDFSIPTYLQTDEGSEPHLPLEEIPEAPEPASGPREKGVAEDLSAPTCFQIDDMTEPHMSLEEALDPPLPDSGWGEKGVAEGLSVPTYLQTEEGSEPHLPLEEALDPPLPDSGWGEKGVAEGLSVPTYLQTDEGSEPHLPLEEALDPPVPDSGWGEKGVAEGLSVPNCLQTDDGLETHLPLEEALEPPEPGSGQGEERVAEGLSLLTCLRTDDETGPHLPQEEALEPQEPGWAEEEGVAEGLPAPTSPQRDNGSEPHPALEEVLDSPVPDSGWGEKGVAEGLLVPTCLQAEDGSKSDMPLEETQGPQEPGQGEEKEGVAESLLVSTFLQGDDGSEPHPSLEEAPDPPEPGWREEEGVAEGLSVSISLQDDDGSEPDLPLEEASDPPEPGSGWREKGGAEGLSVLTCLQTNDGTGPHLHLEEAQELGQGEEEGVAEGLSVPTSLQGDDGSEPQLPLEETLNCPVPESGWGEKGVSEGLSVPTCLQGGDGFEPSLPLEEALDPQEPGQGEEKEGVAEGLLVSTSIQGDDGAKPHPSLEEAPDPPEPGWREEERVAEGLSVSTCLQADDAVGSHLHLEEAQDAQEPGQGEEEEVAEGLYMSVSLQNDDGSEPHLPLEVTPEPPVPLGKEGVAEGLSVSTCLQTGDGSEPPLSLEEVSALPSVESKDQRGGGPKSTEHRTVPRSKGSGKTRGSGSRETRPAACPEPCQVWPLSSLEKGRGLRAEAAQGSRHPASAVSESSLRTCPEPLAGTTPTLGWGCPETPATMSPPPAGGLESVFSTEDREGTGLRGPELGSNSEERNVATSCVLEHAPSQTPEIPAQDLPITPQDRTPSSDHPTPGFPTRAAPPPSLPPVPCLCQGPREDSGDESSGSASPQQLGAEAQWAVAAVSGNLVPPGAGQRASLSLHPPLLSPKTAPLGGAHAKDLASHISPHCQVPPGSGPRTLASPPGLPATAQQEDLDCLEEDSLPAQGSGQHSDSLAESSAPELEEQDLSAPRTEPCPPQAPTAGSNEEAIAKAKQSRSEKKARKAMSKLGLRQIQGVTRITIQKSKNILFVITKPDVFKSPASDTYVVFGEAKIEDLSQQVHKAAAEKFKVPAEPLALAPESAPGPQVKQECKEEEEEEEEVDESGLELRDIELVMAQANVSRAKAVRALRDNHSDIVNAIMELTM, encoded by the exons ATGGCAAATGCTTTGGAGATGCATCTGGAGGCTGCCCATGGGCCCTGGCCCACTCACATATCTTTTTCTGTCTCCTCAGACTTGTCCTGTGATGCTGCAGCTGCCACCACCCCAAGTGGGGACCAGCTGGAGCACTGTGCCCTGTCTCCAGGCCCCAGCCCCTTGACCCTCACTTTCCTGCCCAGTAAGCCAGGTGCCCGGCCCCAGCCTGAGGGAGCCAGCTGGGATGCAGGGCCAGGCCATGCCCCATCTCCCTGGGCAGTCCCGGCTGAGGGCAGCCCGGGCCCAGCGCTCCCCGAGGCTCTGCCTCTGGAGGCCCCTCTCCCAGCCACCCTGGAGCCACGGATTGTGATGGGCGAGGAGACCTGCAGGGTTCCCCCATCACCGGGGGCAGCCCCGCCAGAGCTCAGGGACTGGGAGGATGGGCACACGGACCTGGACCCACCCCCCGACTTGTGTTCTCAGGGTGACCCTCCTGTGCCTTGCCCTCGCCCAGACCCTGATTCCTACTTCACGCCACCATCTACCCCTCCCAAGGCCACCACCTATGCCCTGTTTCCAGGCCACAGTCCCCCCAGGGAGGCCTTGGATACAGAGGCCGAGCTGCTGCGGGACTCACCACCCACCTCGCCCTCGGGCTCCTATGTCACGGCTGACAATAGCTGGGCCTCCTCGCCCTCCTGCTCCCTGAACATGCTGGCAGCAGCCGAAGGGCTGGACTTGGCCTTGGGCTGGAGCCTGTCCTCCCCAGAAGGCGGAGCTGAGGAGAGGGAGCCCTGCTCAGCCACGCCCACGAGCCCAGCCTCCTCTGCATCCAGCCTGTCCGCTGACAGCAGCCTTTCCTGGGGCCAGGAGGAGCATTTCTTTGACCTGGACTTTCTGGCAAATGACCCGATGATTCCTGCCGCCCTCCTGCCCTTCCAGGGCAGCCTCATTTTCCAGGTGGATGCCATGGAGGTCACGTTGCTGCCAcaggaggaagaagaggctgTGACCCACTCCCCAGGGGCAGACCTGGCAGGGGAGAGTGAGGACGACAGCACGTCCACGTCCTTCCTGCAGTCCTTGTCGGACATGTCCATCGTTGAGGGGATGGACGAGGCCTTTGCCTTCCGGGATGACACCTCGGGGGCCTCTTCTGACTCCGATTCTGCCTCCTATGCTGGGGCAGAGGATGAAAGGCTGTACAGTGGTGAGCCCCACGCCCAGCCTGGTGCCCTGACCCACGGAGGTGTTGGTAAGGTAGAGGAGAGCCACGGAGAAGGGGCTGAGGGACTGCAGACACGGAAGATGGCCCTGTCCTTGGGCCAGGGGGTGGCTGCATTGGTGCCTGCCCCTCGAGTCTCAGAGGGGCAAGTGCATCTTACCACAAACCAGGAATCGGCCGTGAAGATGACAACGGCAGAGGTTATCGAGGAGGGCTTCCTTTGGGGCCAGGAGTCAGCTGGCATGCTAACACCTCACACCTTGCAGGAAGAAGCAGGCCTTGATGGAAGCCCAGAGCCTGTTGCCACAGCAGCCCCTCAGGCATGGAAGGAGGACACAGGATCCATCAGAGGACTGGCCAGTGTTGCCGGAGCAACACCTCAGTCCCAACAGGAGACTGCGAGCTCTACCTTAGGCCAGGAGATGATGGTTACAGAAACAACTCAAACCCTGCAGGAAGAAGTGAGCCCCAAGTTGTACCCAGATTCTCCTGAGATATCAATGACACTTTGGAACCTGAAGGAAGAAGATGACCCAGGTCTCCTCTCAGGCCAGGAGTCCATTGCAACAGCAACACCTGTTCCTCAGCCCAGAGAAGTAGACCACATTTTACCCCAAGAGTTTGTTTCTTCAGCAGTTCCTCTGACCCCACAAAAAGAAGCAGACTTCATCTTGTACCAGGAATCTGTTTCTATGGCAATGCCTCTGCTTCTGCAAGATGTCAGTCTCCCCTTAGGCCAGGAGGCTGTTGCTATGGTAACCCCTCCGGCCCTGCAGGAAAGTAGCTGCACTGGAGGGACAGAGCCCGTGACTTCTGCGGTAGCTCTGGCCCAGCAGGAAGCAAGTGTGACCTTAGGACTAGTGCCCGCTGCTGAGTCAGTAGCCATGGTGAGTCCACCGCCcgagaaaggaccagcagaccttACTCTGGACCTAGAAAGGCTAAATTTGGACCAGGTTCAGCAAGATGAAGTTGGTCTCATCTTAGACTTGGAGCCAGGTGCAGAAGCAGTGACAGCTTGGGCTACATGGGCAGATGCAGGTCTCCCTTCTGGCATGGAAGCCTCAAACTGCCCAGAGCCTGGATCTGGATGGATAGAGGAACAGGTAGCAGAGGACCTCTCAGTGCCCACCTGCCTGCAGACAAATGATGGGACTGGGCCTCACTTGCCGCTGGAAGAAATCTCAGAGCCCCCAGAGCCTGGATCTGGCCTGGAAGAGGAGACAGTAGCAGAAGACCTCTCAGAACCCACCTGTCTGCAGACAGATGATGGAACTTGGCTTCACCTTCATCTGGAGGAAACCCCAGAATCCCAAGAGCCTggatggggagaggaggagggggtaGCAGAGAGTCTTTCTGTGTCTACCTCTCTTCAGGGAGATGATGGGTCCAAGCCCCACCTACTTCTGGAGGAAGCCCTGGACCCCCCAATACCTGAATCTGGATGGAGAGAGAAGGGGGTAGCAAAAGACTTCTCAATACCCACCTACCTGCAGACAGATGAAGGGTCTGAGCCCCACCTGCCCCTGGAGGAAATCCCAGAAGCCCCAGAGCCTGCATCTGGCCCGAGAGAGAAAGGGGTAGCAGAGGACCTCTCAGCACCTACCTGCTTTCAGATAGATGATATGACTGAGCCCCATATGTCCCTGGAGGAAGCTCTGGACCCCCCACTACCTGACTCTGGATGGGGAGAGAAGGGGGTAGCAGAGGGTCTCTCAGTGCCCACCTACCTGCAGACAGAGGAAGGGTCTGAGCCCCACCTGCCCCTGGAGGAAGCCCTGGACCCCCCACTACCTGACTCTGGATGGGGAGAGAAGGGGGTAGCAGAGGGTCTCTCAGTGCCCACCTACCTGCAGACAGATGAAGGGTCTGAGCCCCACCTGCCCCTGGAGGAAGCCCTGGACCCCCCAGTACCTGACTCTGGATGGGGAGAGAAGGGGGTAGCAGAGGGTCTCTCAGTGCCCAACTGCCTGCAGACAGATGATGGGTTGGAGACTCACCTGCCCCTGGAGGAAGCCCTGGAACCCCCAGAGCCTGGATCTGGCCAGGGGGAGGAGAGAGTAGCCGAGGGCCTCTCATTGCTCACCTGCCTGCGGACAGATGATGAGACTGGGCCACACCTGCCTCAGGAGGAAGCCCTAGAACCCCAAGAGCCTGGATGGGCAGAGGAGGAGGGGGTAGCAGAGGGGCTTCCAGCACCCACCTCCCCACAGAGAGATAATGGGTCTGAGCCCCACCCAGCCCTGGAGGAAGTCCTGGACTCCCCAGTACCTGACTCTGGATGGGGAGAGAAGGGGGTAGCAGAGGGTCTTTTAGTGCCCACCTGCCTGCAGGCAGAAGATGGGTCCAAGTCCGACATGCCTCTGGAGGAAACCCAGGGTCCACAAGAGCCTGgacagggagaggagaaggagggggtAGCAGAGAGTCTCTTAGTGTCCACCTTCCTTCAGGGAGATGATGGATCTGAGCCCCACCCATCCCTGGAGGAAGCCCCAGACCCCCCAGAGCCTGgatggagagaggaggagggggtAGCAGAGGGTCTCTCAGTGTCCATTTCCCTGCAGGACGATGATGGGTCTGAGCCCGACCTGCCCTTAGAGGAGGCGTCGGACCCTCCAGAGCCTGGATCTGGATGGAGAGAGAAGGGGGGAGCAGAGGGCCTCTCAGTGCTCACCTGCCTGCAGACAAATGATGGGACTGGGCCTCACTTGCATCTGGAGGAAGCTCAAGAGCTCGgacagggagaggaggagggggtaGCAGAGGGTCTCTCAGTGCCAACCTCCCTTCAGGGAGATGATGGATCTGAGCCCCAGTTACCCCTGGAGGAAACCCTGAACTGCCCAGTACCTGAATCTGGATGGGGAGAGAAGGGGGTATCAGAGGGTCTTTCAGTGCCCACCTGCCTGCAGGGAGGTGATGGGTTCGAGCCCAGCCTGCCCCTGGAGGAAGCCCTGGATCCACAAGAGCCTGgacagggagaggagaaggagggggtAGCAGAGGGTCTCTTAGTGTCCACCTCCATTCAGGGAGATGATGGGGCCAAGCCCCACCCATCCCTGGAGGAAGCCCCAGACCCCCCAGAGCCTggatggagagaggaagagagggtaGCAGAGGGTCTCTCAGTGTCCACCTGCCTGCAAGCAGATGATGCGGTTGGGTCTCACCTGCATCTGGAGGAAGCCCAGGATGCACAAGAGCCTGgacagggagaggaggaggaggtagcAGAGGGTCTCTACATGTCTGTCTCCCTGCAGAACGATGATGGGTCCGAGCCTCACCTGCCCCTGGAAGTGACCCCAGAACCCCCAGTGCCTCTGGGAAAGGAAGGGGTAGCAGAGGGTCTCTCAGTGTCCACCTGCCTGCAGACAGGTGATGGGTCTGAGCCCCCCCTTTCCCTGGAGGAAGTCTCAGCTCTTCCAAGTGTGGAAAGCAAAGACCAGAGGGGCGGAGGCCCCAAGTCAACTGAGCACAGAACTGTACCCAGATCCAAAGGTTCAGGGAAGACTCGTGGGAGCGGCAGCCGGGAGACACGTCCCGCTGCCTGCCCTGAGCCCTGCCAGGTGTGGCCCCTGAGTTCCCTGGAGAAAGGAAGGGGCCTGAGGGCAGAGGCAGCCCAGGGGTCCAGGCATCCTGCCTCTGCGGTCTCAGAATCCAGTCTGCGCACATGCCCAGAGCCTTTAGCAGGGACCACCCCCACGCTGGGCTGGGGCTGCCCCGAAACACCTGCTACCATGTCTCCACCACCAGCTGGGGGTCTGGAGTCTGTGTTCAGCACTGAGGACAGAGAGGGGACAGGCCTCAGAGGCCCTGAGCTTGGCTCGAACAGTGAAGAACGGAATGTGGCAACATCCTGTGTCCTTGAACACGCCCCCTCCCAAACTCCAGAGATCCCTGCCCAGGACCTGCCCATCACACCCCAGGACAGGACCCCCAGTTCTGACCACCCCACCCCCGGTTTCCCCACCAGGGCAGCTCCTCCTCCATCTCTGCCCCCTGTCCCCTGCCTTTGTCAGGGCCCCAGAGAGGACTCTGGTGATGAGTCCTCAGGCTCAGCAAGCCCCCAGCAGCTCGGGGCAGAAGCTCAGTGGGCAGTGGCTGCTGTCTCAGGAAACCTGGTGCCTCCTGGGGCTGGGCAGCGGGCTAGCCTTTCGCTCCACCCTCCCCTCCTCAGTCCCAAGACAGCCCCCTTAGGGGGtgcccatgccaaagacctggccTCTCATATCTCCCCCCACTGCCAAGTGCCTCCTGGTTCTGGGCCCCGAACCCTGGCCAGCCCTCCCGGGCTCCCAGCCACTGCACAGCAGGAGGACCTGGACTGCCTGGAGGAAG ACTCGCTGCCTGCCCAGGGCTCCGGCCAACATTCGGACAGCCTTGCAGAATCTTCGGCTCCCGAGCTGGAGGAGCAGGACCTGTCAGCACCTCGGACAGAGCCCTGCCCACCCCAG GCCCCAACAGCAGGCAGCAATGAAGAGGCCATCGCCAAAGCCAAGCAGAGTCGCAGTGAGAAGAAGGCCCGAAAG GCTATGTCTAAGCTGGGCTTGCGGCAGATCCAGGGGGTCACCAGAATCACCATTCAGAAGTCCAAGAACATCCTCTTTGTCATCACTAAGCCTGACGTCTTCAAGAGCCCAGCTTCTGACACCTACGTCGTCTTCGGGGAAGCCAAG ATCGAGGACCTGTCCCAGCAAGTGCACAAAGCAGCCGCTGAGAAGTTCAAGGTGCCTGCGGAGCCCTTGGCCCTGGCCCCCGAGTCGGCACCTGGGCCGCAGGTGAAGCAGGAGtgcaaggaggaggaggaggaggaagaggag GTGGACGAATCGGGGCTGGAGCTGCGAGACATTGAGCTGGTGATGGCTCAAGCCAACGTGTCGAGGGCCAAGGCCGTGCGGGCCCTGAGGGACAACCACAGTGACATTGTCAATGCCATCATG GAGCTGACGATGTAG